In Modestobacter versicolor, a single genomic region encodes these proteins:
- a CDS encoding class I SAM-dependent methyltransferase, with the protein MDETTAVTGSWTDGDRYERYVGRWSRPVAQRFVAELGVPAGRRWLDVGCGTGVLTSTVLDHAAPASVLGVDRSPEFVAHAAAHVVDPRVAFRTADALVLPVEDAAVDVVVSGLVLNFLPGHPAAVAEWRRVVAPGGLVAAYVWDYAGGMELMRLFWAAATRVTLAAGSLDEGARFPVCAPGPLGGLFRGAGLTDVVTGSIDVPTVFADFDDYWTPFLGGTGHAPAYVATLGRDDRTALREALRADVPVRDDGSIALTARAWTVRGRVPG; encoded by the coding sequence ATGGACGAGACGACCGCGGTGACCGGGTCCTGGACCGACGGTGACCGGTATGAGAGGTACGTCGGCCGGTGGAGCCGGCCGGTGGCCCAGCGCTTCGTCGCCGAGCTCGGTGTGCCGGCCGGACGGCGCTGGCTGGACGTCGGCTGCGGCACCGGGGTGCTCACGTCGACGGTCCTCGACCACGCGGCACCGGCGAGCGTGCTGGGCGTCGACCGGTCGCCGGAGTTCGTCGCGCACGCGGCCGCGCACGTGGTCGACCCCCGCGTCGCCTTCCGCACCGCCGACGCGCTGGTGCTGCCGGTCGAGGACGCCGCGGTCGACGTCGTCGTCTCCGGGCTGGTGCTGAACTTCCTGCCCGGCCACCCGGCGGCCGTCGCCGAGTGGCGCCGGGTGGTCGCGCCGGGCGGGCTGGTCGCCGCCTACGTCTGGGACTACGCCGGCGGCATGGAGCTGATGCGGCTGTTCTGGGCCGCCGCCACCCGGGTGACCCTCGCCGCCGGGTCGCTGGACGAGGGCGCCCGCTTCCCGGTCTGCGCCCCGGGGCCGCTGGGTGGGCTGTTCCGCGGGGCCGGGCTCACCGACGTCGTCACCGGCTCGATCGACGTCCCCACGGTCTTCGCCGACTTCGACGACTACTGGACGCCCTTCCTCGGCGGCACCGGTCACGCGCCGGCCTACGTCGCCACCCTGGGTCGCGACGACCGGACGGCGCTGCGCGAGGCGTTGCGCGCCGACGTCCCGGTGCGGGACGACGGCTCGATCGCGCTGACCGCCCGGGCGTGGACCGTGCGCGGCCGGGTGCCCGGCTGA
- a CDS encoding acyl-CoA thioesterase, whose protein sequence is MRHTVAVPMRWSDMDAYQHINNVAFLGYFEMARVDLFFDQPTHDEKTGLRRGIVVASHEIAYKRSVVYDAEPLEVQIWVSNVRAAAFTCHYELFDHGQLAVTGSTLLVPVDFALNRPRRLTPEEKVFLAKYLED, encoded by the coding sequence GTGAGGCACACCGTGGCGGTCCCGATGCGCTGGTCGGACATGGACGCCTACCAGCACATCAACAACGTGGCCTTCCTCGGCTACTTCGAGATGGCCCGCGTCGACCTCTTCTTCGACCAGCCGACCCACGACGAGAAGACCGGGCTGCGGCGCGGCATCGTGGTGGCCTCGCACGAGATCGCCTACAAGCGCTCGGTGGTCTACGACGCCGAGCCGCTCGAGGTGCAGATCTGGGTGTCGAACGTGCGGGCCGCGGCCTTCACCTGCCACTACGAGCTGTTCGACCACGGGCAGCTCGCCGTCACCGGCAGCACCCTGCTCGTGCCGGTCGACTTCGCGCTGAACCGGCCGCGCCGGCTCACCCCGGAGGAGAAGGTCTTCCTCGCCAAGTACCTGGAGGACTGA
- a CDS encoding pyridoxamine 5'-phosphate oxidase family protein produces the protein MPDAHPLSGSMWETVPRLLAEHRYLVLGTVDDDGGPWVTPLFFAPDGDSRVVWVSSPDSRHSGNLVARPAVAITLFDTHAPIGRAEAVYLEATAVAVDDGALPAALELLNARLPERQQLGTDEVGPGAALRAYAATVHRHSVLVRGGDQRFDNATDARLAVSPP, from the coding sequence ATGCCCGACGCGCACCCGCTGAGCGGGTCGATGTGGGAGACCGTCCCGCGACTGCTCGCCGAGCACCGCTACCTCGTGCTCGGGACCGTCGACGACGACGGCGGCCCGTGGGTCACCCCGCTCTTCTTCGCCCCGGACGGCGACAGCCGCGTCGTCTGGGTGTCCTCGCCGGACAGCCGCCACTCCGGGAACCTCGTCGCCCGCCCGGCGGTGGCGATCACGCTGTTCGACACGCACGCGCCCATCGGCAGGGCCGAGGCGGTCTACCTGGAGGCGACCGCCGTCGCGGTCGACGACGGTGCGCTGCCGGCGGCGCTGGAGCTCCTCAACGCCCGCCTGCCGGAGCGGCAGCAGCTCGGCACCGACGAGGTCGGACCGGGCGCTGCGCTGCGGGCCTACGCGGCGACCGTGCACCGGCACTCCGTGCTGGTCCGGGGCGGCGACCAGCGTTTCGACAACGCCACCGACGCGAGGCTGGCCGTCTCCCCGCCGTGA
- a CDS encoding protein-tyrosine phosphatase family protein, with product MTWEPRAPGVLALPSGRLVRGRGRRAPLPPGPEPELGVYLLGRRPEPVPWEERWVRWPDFRLPADPAGLRSVLLEVWERSAAERVELACAGGTGRTGTALACLAVLDGVPPAQAVAFVREHYRPKAVETPGQRRFVSRFAPR from the coding sequence GTGACCTGGGAGCCTCGCGCACCGGGCGTGCTCGCGCTCCCCTCGGGTCGGCTCGTGCGCGGCCGGGGGCGGCGCGCGCCGTTGCCGCCCGGGCCCGAGCCGGAGCTCGGGGTGTACCTGCTGGGCCGCCGGCCCGAGCCGGTGCCGTGGGAGGAGCGCTGGGTGCGTTGGCCGGACTTCCGCCTGCCCGCCGACCCCGCGGGACTGCGGTCGGTGCTGCTGGAGGTGTGGGAGCGGTCGGCCGCCGAGCGGGTGGAGCTCGCCTGCGCCGGCGGGACCGGGCGCACCGGCACGGCGCTGGCCTGCCTCGCCGTGCTGGACGGTGTCCCGCCGGCGCAGGCGGTGGCGTTCGTCCGGGAGCACTACCGGCCGAAGGCGGTCGAGACCCCGGGGCAGCGGAGGTTCGTCAGCCGGTTCGCCCCCCGCTGA
- a CDS encoding DUF2867 domain-containing protein produces the protein MDRRPTMHLVPTARVTRDVPDRLGALSALPAIDYADRFTLTTGAVATPEEWARAMFGDTPSPAEVLIWRGVLGFRLIRGRSPATVGGWRIGGRGPGWIRLETASWFLSANMLVQTGGGEVSWTTCLRFDRPLGRVVWIPASAVHRRLVPGVLRAAAARLTAGGRDAS, from the coding sequence ATGGACCGGAGGCCCACCATGCACCTCGTCCCCACCGCTCGGGTGACCCGCGACGTCCCCGACCGCCTGGGCGCACTCAGCGCGCTGCCCGCCATCGACTACGCCGACCGGTTCACGCTCACCACGGGAGCGGTCGCGACCCCGGAGGAGTGGGCCCGGGCGATGTTCGGCGACACCCCCAGCCCGGCCGAGGTGCTGATCTGGCGGGGGGTCCTCGGCTTCCGGCTCATCCGGGGGCGGTCACCGGCCACGGTCGGTGGCTGGCGCATCGGCGGACGCGGACCCGGCTGGATCCGGCTGGAGACCGCGTCCTGGTTCCTCAGCGCGAACATGCTGGTGCAGACCGGCGGCGGCGAGGTGAGCTGGACGACCTGCCTCCGCTTCGACCGCCCCCTGGGCCGGGTGGTCTGGATCCCGGCGTCGGCCGTCCACCGCCGCCTGGTGCCCGGCGTGCTCCGCGCCGCCGCCGCGCGTCTCACCGCCGGTGGCCGAGACGCCTCCTGA
- a CDS encoding S1C family serine protease: protein MSETAEAPAPSNPTRRKRTAAIGSLVALGLAASAVFGVQTALGGTATAARAIAAPASDPAVVFGGRGGYGWGPGTLPGSGSTGSSTVAAATEATADQLVGVVDVTTVLGYENGEAAGTGMVLTSDGEVLTNNHVVEGATSITVTVLSTGVSYEATVVGTDPTDDVAVLQLSDASGLDTVQADDDAVAVGDAVTAVGNAGGAAGTSAAAGTVTALDQSITATDESGQDAEQLTGLIEIAADVEAGDSGGPLYDAEGEVVGMDTAASSTGGQAYAIPIATALSIAEQITSGVDDETVHQGYPAFLGVSVQSGATGGAAVAGVVAGGPADQAGLTAGDVVTAVGGSTVTAAEDVSAALAGLDPGDEVTVTWTDATGRSQTATVTLATGPAD from the coding sequence GTGAGCGAGACAGCAGAGGCGCCGGCACCCTCGAACCCCACCCGGCGGAAGCGGACAGCAGCGATCGGCTCCCTGGTGGCGCTGGGCCTCGCGGCCAGCGCCGTCTTCGGCGTCCAGACGGCCCTCGGCGGCACCGCGACCGCCGCCCGGGCGATCGCCGCCCCGGCGAGCGACCCGGCCGTCGTCTTCGGCGGCCGCGGCGGCTACGGCTGGGGCCCCGGCACGCTGCCCGGCAGCGGGAGCACGGGCAGCTCCACCGTGGCCGCCGCGACCGAGGCGACGGCCGACCAGCTGGTCGGCGTCGTCGACGTCACCACGGTGCTCGGCTACGAGAACGGCGAGGCCGCCGGCACCGGCATGGTGCTCACCTCCGACGGCGAGGTGCTGACCAACAACCACGTGGTCGAGGGCGCCACCAGCATCACCGTCACGGTGCTGTCCACCGGCGTGAGCTACGAGGCGACCGTCGTCGGCACCGACCCCACCGACGACGTCGCCGTCCTGCAGCTCAGCGACGCCTCGGGGCTGGACACCGTGCAGGCCGACGACGACGCGGTCGCCGTGGGCGACGCGGTCACCGCGGTCGGCAACGCCGGAGGCGCGGCGGGCACCAGCGCCGCGGCCGGCACCGTCACCGCCCTGGACCAGTCGATCACCGCGACCGACGAGAGCGGCCAGGACGCCGAGCAGCTGACCGGCCTGATCGAGATCGCGGCCGACGTCGAGGCCGGCGACTCCGGCGGCCCGCTCTACGACGCCGAGGGCGAGGTCGTCGGGATGGACACCGCCGCCTCCAGCACCGGCGGTCAGGCCTACGCCATCCCGATCGCGACCGCGCTGTCCATCGCCGAGCAGATCACCAGCGGGGTGGACGACGAGACGGTCCACCAGGGGTACCCGGCGTTCCTCGGCGTCTCCGTGCAGAGCGGCGCCACCGGCGGTGCGGCGGTGGCCGGTGTCGTCGCCGGTGGGCCGGCCGACCAGGCGGGCCTCACCGCCGGCGACGTGGTCACCGCGGTCGGCGGGTCGACGGTCACCGCCGCGGAGGACGTCAGCGCGGCGCTGGCCGGGCTCGACCCCGGCGACGAGGTCACCGTGACCTGGACCGACGCCACCGGCCGGTCGCAGACGGCGACGGTCACGCTGGCCACCGGCCCGGCCGACTGA
- a CDS encoding TetR/AcrR family transcriptional regulator encodes MPPVRTTREQWIEAGLRALATGGPDAVRVEVLAKALGVTKGGFYGAFADRDALLEAMLETWERESTDEVLERVDRAGGDAPARIRRAGALTFSSERLLPIDLAVRDWARHDPAVAGRLRRVDDRRMGLLRELIGTFCADPDEVEARSLLAFCLAIGEHFLAAGHGDRTRADVLARASDLLFGAPGA; translated from the coding sequence GTGCCCCCGGTCCGCACGACCCGTGAGCAGTGGATCGAGGCCGGGCTGCGGGCGCTGGCGACCGGCGGCCCGGACGCTGTCCGGGTGGAGGTGCTGGCCAAGGCGCTCGGCGTCACCAAGGGCGGGTTCTACGGGGCGTTCGCCGACCGGGACGCCCTGCTGGAGGCCATGCTCGAGACCTGGGAGCGGGAGAGCACCGACGAGGTGCTCGAGCGGGTCGACCGTGCCGGCGGGGACGCGCCGGCCCGGATCCGCCGTGCTGGTGCGCTGACGTTCTCCAGCGAGCGCCTGCTGCCGATCGACCTGGCCGTCCGCGACTGGGCACGGCACGACCCGGCGGTCGCCGGACGCCTGCGCCGGGTCGACGACCGGCGGATGGGGCTGCTGCGCGAGCTGATCGGCACGTTCTGCGCCGACCCCGACGAGGTGGAGGCGCGCAGCCTGCTCGCCTTCTGCCTGGCGATCGGCGAGCACTTCCTCGCCGCCGGCCACGGTGACCGCACCCGGGCAGACGTGCTCGCCCGCGCCAGCGACCTGCTCTTCGGCGCACCCGGGGCGTGA
- a CDS encoding single-stranded DNA-binding protein, translated as MYETSLHVVGNVVDVPRHNRTANGSVTNFRMASTSRRWDEETRGFVDGATLWIDVACWGELGGNVARSITKGDPVLVVGNLLTESWESEAGRRSSNRIKAVAVGLNLARGWSAFTRPARAGSPAAVPAAEEAQAEVPPTEDPYADRSTDYIGGESTLHQADSDVIGDREAVPVLT; from the coding sequence GTGTACGAGACAAGCCTGCACGTCGTGGGCAACGTCGTCGACGTCCCCCGCCACAACCGGACCGCCAACGGCTCGGTCACCAACTTCCGGATGGCGTCGACGTCCCGGCGCTGGGACGAGGAGACCCGCGGCTTCGTCGACGGCGCCACGCTCTGGATCGACGTCGCCTGCTGGGGCGAGCTCGGCGGCAACGTCGCCCGCAGCATCACCAAGGGCGACCCGGTGCTCGTGGTCGGCAACCTGCTGACCGAGTCCTGGGAGTCCGAGGCGGGCCGGCGCAGCTCCAACCGGATCAAGGCCGTCGCCGTCGGGCTGAACCTGGCCCGCGGCTGGTCTGCGTTCACCCGCCCGGCCCGCGCAGGGTCACCGGCGGCCGTCCCCGCAGCGGAGGAGGCGCAGGCCGAGGTCCCGCCGACCGAGGACCCGTACGCCGACCGGTCGACGGACTACATCGGCGGGGAGTCGACGTTGCACCAGGCAGACTCCGACGTGATCGGCGACCGCGAGGCGGTGCCGGTACTGACGTGA
- the ettA gene encoding energy-dependent translational throttle protein EttA, whose amino-acid sequence MAQYIYSMVRARKAHGDKVILDDVTLAFLPGAKIGVVGPNGAGKSTVLKIMAGMETASNGETMLAPDATVGMLQQEPPLNEALDVRGNVEEAVADLRAALTRFEEVSAAMGEPDADFDKLLAEQGELMEVIENADGWELDARIEQAMDALRCPPGDADVTVLSGGERRRVALCKLLLEAPDLLLLDEPTNHLDAESVAWLEQHLEKYAGTVVAVTHDRYFLDNVAEWILELDRGRAYPYEGNYSTYLETKATRLKVEGAKDAKRQKRLREELEWVRSGAKARQAKSKARLARYEEMAAEADKFRKLDFEEIQIPPGPRLGSIVIETKHLTKGFGDRVLIDDLSFTLPRNGIVGVVGPNGAGKTTLFKMLVDQDKPDDGEVKVGETVKISYVEQNRSGIDANKSLWEVVSDGLDHIKVGNVEMPSRAYVSAFGFKGPDQQKKAGVLSGGERNRLNLALTLKQGGNLLLLDEPTNDLDVETLTSLEGALLEFPGCAVVVSHDRWFLDRVATHILAYEGDSKWFWFEGNFQDYEKNKVERLGIDATRPHRATYRKLSRD is encoded by the coding sequence GTGGCCCAGTACATCTACTCGATGGTCCGTGCGCGCAAGGCGCACGGCGACAAGGTGATCCTCGACGACGTCACCCTGGCGTTCCTGCCGGGCGCCAAGATCGGCGTCGTCGGCCCGAACGGCGCCGGCAAGTCCACGGTCCTGAAGATCATGGCCGGGATGGAGACCGCCTCCAACGGCGAGACGATGCTGGCCCCCGACGCCACCGTCGGCATGCTCCAGCAGGAGCCCCCGCTCAACGAGGCCCTCGACGTGCGCGGCAACGTCGAGGAGGCGGTCGCCGACCTGCGCGCGGCGCTGACCCGCTTCGAGGAGGTCAGCGCGGCGATGGGCGAGCCCGACGCCGACTTCGACAAGCTGCTGGCCGAGCAGGGCGAGCTCATGGAGGTCATCGAGAACGCCGACGGCTGGGAGCTCGACGCCCGCATCGAGCAGGCCATGGACGCGCTGCGCTGCCCGCCCGGCGACGCCGACGTCACGGTGCTCTCCGGTGGTGAGCGCCGCCGCGTCGCGCTGTGCAAGCTGCTGCTCGAGGCCCCCGACCTGCTGCTCCTCGACGAGCCCACCAACCACCTGGACGCGGAGAGCGTCGCGTGGCTGGAGCAGCACCTGGAGAAGTACGCCGGCACCGTCGTCGCCGTCACCCACGACCGGTACTTCCTGGACAACGTCGCCGAGTGGATCCTCGAGCTCGACCGCGGCCGCGCGTACCCCTACGAGGGCAACTACTCCACCTACCTGGAGACCAAGGCGACCCGGCTCAAGGTCGAGGGCGCCAAGGACGCGAAGCGGCAGAAGCGGCTCCGCGAGGAGCTCGAGTGGGTGCGCTCCGGCGCCAAGGCCCGCCAGGCCAAGAGCAAGGCGCGGCTGGCCCGCTACGAGGAGATGGCCGCCGAGGCCGACAAGTTCCGCAAGCTGGACTTCGAGGAGATCCAGATCCCGCCGGGCCCGCGGCTGGGCAGCATCGTCATCGAGACCAAGCACCTCACCAAGGGCTTCGGGGACCGGGTGCTGATCGACGACCTGTCGTTCACGCTGCCGCGCAACGGCATCGTCGGCGTGGTCGGCCCGAACGGCGCCGGCAAGACGACGCTGTTCAAGATGCTGGTCGACCAGGACAAGCCCGACGACGGCGAGGTCAAGGTCGGCGAGACGGTCAAGATCAGCTACGTCGAGCAGAACCGCAGCGGCATCGACGCGAACAAGAGCCTGTGGGAGGTCGTCTCCGACGGGCTGGACCACATCAAGGTCGGCAACGTCGAGATGCCGTCCCGGGCCTACGTCTCCGCGTTCGGGTTCAAGGGCCCGGACCAGCAGAAGAAGGCCGGCGTGCTCTCCGGTGGCGAGCGCAACCGGCTGAACCTGGCGCTGACCCTCAAGCAGGGCGGCAACCTGCTGCTGCTCGACGAGCCGACCAACGACCTGGACGTCGAGACGCTGACCAGCCTCGAGGGCGCGCTGCTCGAGTTCCCAGGCTGCGCCGTGGTAGTCAGCCACGACCGCTGGTTCCTGGACCGGGTGGCGACGCACATCCTGGCCTACGAGGGCGACTCGAAGTGGTTCTGGTTCGAGGGCAACTTCCAGGACTACGAGAAGAACAAGGTCGAGCGGCTCGGCATCGACGCCACCCGCCCGCACCGCGCCACCTACCGGAAGCTGTCCCGGGACTGA
- a CDS encoding AtzH-like domain-containing protein, giving the protein MLETVPLSALVEQEVREAVARYETALAADDLAELDELFAPGAETIRADPAGVLVSHAAISAYRRGRGGAPARTITSLHVRVHAPGVATAMAETLRPDGTRGLQTQVWEKGPQGWQIRVAHVSSTPPPPAVDVLAREDAATWRVTGTPLVVATGSGPLDGVRLAVKDLVAVAGHPVGAGNPVVLAESLPVPAHAPVLARLLAAGAEVRGIARTDELAYSLSGTNVHSGSPVNPWGPGLVVGGSTSGPASAVARGTADVGVGTDTAGSIRVPASYCGLHGLRPTHGVVPLDGVLPLAPSFDTLGWLTRDAGLLHRVAALLLPAAAAATTELVLAEDLLALADAPVARALADAAAGLAAATGLPLSAGQLTTAAERERWFTAFRAVQGAEAWAAHGDWITAHPGVLGPGVAQRFADGAAVAPEQLAAAREVVAEGRAALAARLPAGTAVLMPAASSTAPPIAADPARKAEYRAATLRLTCLAGVGGLPVAVAPAALVDGLPAGLALLGAAGSDTALTALLAGWDRRLTPPV; this is encoded by the coding sequence GTGCTGGAGACCGTCCCGCTCAGCGCGCTGGTCGAGCAGGAGGTGCGGGAGGCCGTCGCCCGCTACGAGACCGCGCTGGCCGCCGACGACCTCGCCGAGCTCGACGAACTGTTCGCCCCCGGCGCCGAGACGATCCGGGCCGACCCGGCCGGCGTGCTGGTCTCGCACGCGGCGATCAGCGCGTACCGCCGGGGTCGCGGCGGTGCCCCGGCCCGCACGATCACCTCGCTGCACGTGCGGGTGCACGCCCCCGGGGTGGCGACGGCGATGGCCGAGACGCTGCGCCCGGACGGCACCCGCGGGCTGCAGACCCAGGTGTGGGAGAAGGGCCCGCAGGGCTGGCAGATCCGGGTGGCGCACGTCAGCTCGACCCCGCCGCCCCCGGCCGTCGACGTGCTGGCCCGGGAGGACGCCGCCACCTGGCGGGTCACCGGCACCCCGCTGGTGGTCGCGACGGGCAGCGGCCCGCTGGACGGCGTGCGGCTGGCGGTGAAGGACCTGGTCGCGGTGGCCGGGCACCCGGTCGGCGCCGGCAACCCGGTGGTGCTCGCCGAGTCGCTGCCCGTTCCCGCGCACGCCCCGGTGCTCGCCCGGCTGCTCGCGGCCGGCGCGGAGGTGCGCGGCATCGCCCGCACCGACGAGCTGGCCTACAGCCTGTCCGGCACCAACGTGCACTCCGGCAGCCCGGTGAACCCGTGGGGGCCCGGGCTGGTCGTCGGCGGCTCGACCAGCGGGCCGGCCAGCGCGGTCGCCCGGGGCACGGCCGACGTCGGGGTGGGCACCGACACCGCGGGCTCGATCCGGGTGCCGGCGTCCTACTGCGGGCTGCACGGGTTGCGGCCCACCCACGGCGTCGTGCCGCTCGACGGGGTCCTGCCGCTGGCGCCCAGCTTCGACACCCTGGGCTGGCTGACCCGCGACGCCGGCCTGCTGCACCGGGTGGCCGCGCTGCTGCTGCCGGCTGCCGCAGCAGCGACCACCGAGCTGGTGCTCGCCGAGGACCTGCTGGCCCTCGCCGACGCGCCGGTGGCCCGCGCACTGGCCGACGCCGCGGCCGGGCTGGCGGCCGCCACCGGGCTGCCGCTGTCGGCCGGGCAGCTCACGACGGCGGCGGAGCGGGAACGCTGGTTCACCGCCTTCCGCGCCGTCCAGGGCGCCGAGGCCTGGGCCGCGCACGGTGACTGGATCACCGCGCACCCCGGCGTGCTCGGGCCAGGGGTCGCCCAGCGGTTCGCCGACGGCGCCGCGGTCGCACCCGAGCAGCTGGCGGCGGCCCGCGAGGTGGTCGCCGAGGGGCGGGCCGCGCTGGCCGCGCGGCTGCCCGCCGGGACCGCCGTCCTCATGCCGGCGGCCAGCTCCACCGCGCCGCCGATCGCGGCCGACCCGGCCCGCAAGGCGGAGTACCGCGCCGCGACGTTGCGGCTCACCTGCCTGGCCGGGGTGGGCGGGCTGCCGGTGGCCGTCGCCCCGGCGGCGCTGGTCGACGGGCTGCCGGCCGGGCTCGCGCTGCTCGGGGCCGCCGGCTCCGACACGGCGCTGACCGCGCTGCTCGCCGGCTGGGACCGGCGGCTGACCCCGCCGGTCTGA
- a CDS encoding isopenicillin N synthase family dioxygenase — protein sequence MTTSYSLTELDREARMGAAGSESSAREIRQISLADFATRREQIADELWAAATDIGFFQLVDHGIDVAQVDRAFALAREFFALPEEVKARYPLKKGLNSGWESKSQVRPSTGTPDQKESWQLTRPHMAGLWPSEEEVAGFRQTILDFEARCWRLAMDVLSCFASRLGFDRDFFARAHDPSSPSYQSTLRLIHYFPFPPELVGAPGIWRAGAHTDFDCLTLLFQRAGQGGLQVLPGAEAHGQEWTPVEPSDEAITCNIGDMLMRWSDDLLPSNFHRVKVPGDGDHLGARYSIAFFAQADKDALIESPRGTYEPISAGEYLLQRIQANFAR from the coding sequence ATGACCACCTCCTACTCCCTGACCGAGCTCGACCGCGAGGCGCGGATGGGCGCCGCGGGCAGCGAGAGCTCGGCGCGCGAGATCCGGCAGATCAGCCTCGCCGACTTCGCCACCCGCCGGGAGCAGATCGCCGACGAGCTGTGGGCAGCCGCCACGGACATCGGCTTCTTCCAGCTGGTCGACCACGGCATCGACGTGGCGCAGGTCGACCGCGCCTTCGCCCTGGCGCGGGAGTTCTTCGCCCTGCCGGAGGAGGTCAAGGCCCGCTACCCGCTCAAGAAGGGGCTCAACTCCGGTTGGGAGTCCAAGTCGCAGGTGCGCCCCTCGACCGGCACCCCGGACCAGAAGGAGTCCTGGCAGCTGACCCGGCCGCACATGGCCGGCCTGTGGCCCAGCGAGGAGGAGGTGGCGGGCTTCCGGCAGACGATCCTGGACTTCGAGGCCCGCTGCTGGCGGCTGGCGATGGACGTGCTGTCCTGCTTCGCGAGCAGGCTCGGCTTCGACCGCGACTTCTTCGCCCGGGCGCACGACCCGTCCTCACCCAGCTACCAGAGCACCCTGCGGCTGATCCACTACTTCCCGTTCCCGCCCGAGCTGGTCGGTGCGCCGGGCATCTGGCGGGCCGGCGCGCACACCGACTTCGACTGCCTCACCCTGCTCTTCCAGCGGGCCGGGCAGGGCGGGCTGCAGGTGCTGCCCGGCGCCGAGGCCCACGGGCAGGAGTGGACGCCGGTCGAGCCGTCGGACGAGGCGATCACCTGCAACATCGGTGACATGCTCATGCGGTGGAGCGACGACCTGCTGCCGTCGAACTTCCACCGGGTGAAGGTCCCGGGCGACGGCGACCACCTGGGCGCGCGCTACAGCATCGCGTTCTTCGCCCAGGCGGACAAGGACGCGCTGATCGAGTCACCGCGGGGCACCTACGAGCCGATCAGCGCCGGCGAGTACCTGCTGCAGCGGATCCAGGCCAACTTCGCCCGGTGA
- a CDS encoding energy-coupling factor transporter transmembrane component T family protein, producing the protein MSALALHSPVAGPLHRTPAGLKLAVLAALSVLLFVVPELPVAGTALAVVVVLALAGARLTARQLLAQLRPVWPWLVGLLVFHVVVTDLATGALAVVRLATLVLAAAVVTATSKVAELVAVIEWLCAPLRLLGVRPARIGLAVAMTLRFIPVVAERAERIREAQAARGSARPAFLMLVPLLVQVLQMAHTTAEALDARGADDEAPPRPIWRRA; encoded by the coding sequence GTGAGCGCGCTCGCCCTGCACTCCCCCGTGGCCGGCCCGCTGCACCGCACGCCGGCCGGCCTGAAGCTGGCGGTCCTGGCCGCGCTCAGCGTGCTGCTGTTCGTGGTGCCCGAGCTGCCGGTGGCGGGCACCGCGCTGGCGGTGGTCGTCGTCCTGGCGCTGGCCGGGGCACGGCTGACCGCGCGGCAGCTGCTCGCGCAGCTGCGGCCGGTGTGGCCGTGGCTGGTCGGCCTGCTGGTGTTCCACGTCGTCGTCACCGACCTGGCGACGGGGGCGCTCGCCGTCGTGCGGCTGGCGACCCTGGTGCTGGCCGCGGCGGTGGTGACCGCGACGAGCAAGGTGGCCGAGCTGGTCGCGGTGATCGAGTGGCTGTGCGCCCCGCTGCGGCTGCTGGGGGTGCGCCCGGCCCGGATCGGCCTGGCGGTGGCGATGACGCTGCGGTTCATCCCGGTGGTCGCCGAGCGGGCCGAGCGCATCCGGGAGGCGCAGGCCGCCCGCGGGTCGGCCCGGCCGGCGTTCCTCATGCTGGTGCCGCTGCTGGTGCAGGTGCTGCAGATGGCGCACACCACCGCCGAGGCGCTGGACGCCCGTGGCGCGGACGACGAGGCCCCACCCCGGCCGATCTGGCGGCGGGCGTGA
- a CDS encoding MOSC domain-containing protein, producing MTGRVLEVWTAPAAAAPMQRTSSVEAVAGVGLAGDRYALGGGTWASYPLQEKQVTLIDADEVAAVAVEAGVPLTPGLTRRNVVTRGIALPSLVGQYFAVGDVLLFGTKRCPPCTHLERLTGWRLVKALAARGGVNAAVFVGGPVREGDAVRLVPDAEAADRGAPVGADRPVPRIVALPD from the coding sequence GTGACCGGCCGGGTGCTGGAGGTCTGGACGGCGCCCGCGGCCGCGGCTCCGATGCAGCGCACCTCCTCGGTGGAGGCGGTCGCCGGTGTGGGGCTGGCGGGCGACCGGTACGCGCTGGGCGGCGGGACGTGGGCGTCCTACCCGCTGCAGGAGAAGCAGGTGACGCTGATCGACGCCGACGAGGTCGCCGCGGTGGCCGTCGAGGCCGGCGTCCCGCTCACCCCGGGCCTGACCCGGCGCAACGTCGTCACCCGCGGGATCGCGCTGCCCTCGCTGGTCGGGCAGTACTTCGCGGTCGGCGACGTGCTGCTGTTCGGCACCAAGCGCTGCCCACCGTGCACCCACCTGGAGCGGCTGACCGGCTGGCGGCTGGTCAAGGCGCTGGCCGCCCGGGGCGGGGTGAACGCTGCGGTGTTCGTCGGTGGCCCGGTGCGCGAGGGCGACGCCGTCCGGCTGGTGCCCGATGCCGAGGCAGCCGACCGAGGAGCGCCGGTGGGCGCGGACCGGCCGGTGCCGCGGATCGTCGCCCTGCCCGACTGA